One genomic window of Cannabis sativa cultivar Pink pepper isolate KNU-18-1 chromosome 2, ASM2916894v1, whole genome shotgun sequence includes the following:
- the LOC115721303 gene encoding uncharacterized protein LOC115721303 gives MAWKQLLFAKTTMSTPYTTPAFARFFSKSFPYEVKVGIPEFLNGIGKGVETHVGKLESEIGDFQKLLVTRTLKLKKLGVPCKHRKLILKYTHKYRLGLWRPRAEPVKS, from the exons ATGGCGTGGAAGCAATTACTCTTCGCCAAAACCACAATGTCTACACCTTACACAACCCCAGCTTTTGCTAGATTCTTCTCAAAATCCTTTCCTTATGAGG TGAAAGTTGGAATACCAGAATTTTTGAATGGGATTGGTAAAGGGGTTGAAACCCATGTGGGTAAGCTTGAATCCGAGATTGGTGACTTCCAGAAGCTTCTTGTTACTCGTACTCTTAAACTCAAGAAACTTGGGGTCCCTTGCAAACAT AGGAAGCTGATACTGAAATACACCCACAAGTATCGACTAGGACTGTGGAGGCCTCGAGCGGAACCTGtgaaatcataa